One Vicia villosa cultivar HV-30 ecotype Madison, WI linkage group LG5, Vvil1.0, whole genome shotgun sequence genomic window, ACTTAAAAGAAAATCAGGTTTAAAAAGAAACTAGACTAGGGTTAGTGTTAAAGTTAATTATTAAttcaaacctaaaattaaatactAAATTACTAAGAATAATTAAATTACAAATCTAATTATGTAACCTAAATTAACCACtaaattatttaactaattaacCTAACTTAAGTTAAAATTACAAACCTAATTATCTAtcctaaatattaattaaattgatacTAATTAGATTATCCTaaaaaaataactaattaaatctaataattaaaacctaaattgattaattgaaattaaaacttaaattaattactaagttaattaaatttataagcTAACTAAAatcattatataattaaaattgataaactaaataaaattattaaaagaaaagtgttggctttaaaagaattttttaaaaaagtttttgaacAAGGTTTTgtaattgaaaagaaaataaataaaatcaattagaaTAAAAGGAAATTTAAAAAAAGCTTAGCTTAATGATTCGGTGTGGTGCGCATCTATAGGTTCACGGTGGAACAGCAAGCTCTGGGCGTTCGATCATACACTGGTGTTGATCCAGAGGTGGAGGTGCGAAGGCACGTCGTGCGCACGCGTAGACGTGTAGTACTGGATCGGAAGACACCCTATAGCATACGAATTAACCCAAAAAAACAATCCCCCACCAGGTCTCGAACCGGTGTCATGGAGGACCTGAGTAACACACACATACGCGCTACCGCTGGGGCAATTTTATTTTGCTGTTAACCTAGCaaacaataataaatatataagagATATTTTATTCAAATTCCTTTGAACGAAAATTGCGCGCCCAATCCTTCGTCTTCTTCACGGGGACGAAACCTTTGCCCACGGTTTCCACTTGCATTAGCTACGGTTTCTTGAGCGTCGCCATAGATCCTGCAATAACCAAAACTCGAAATACAGAGCATAAATTTAATCTATGGACATACATAGGCCGGAAATCATCCCCTGAATTCAATTGCAACGttagttttggccaattttgcctGAGATTCAAAGCCCCAAAACAGAGCTCCTatgacctaacaatggtgaatggaTTTCCCTGCACTTAAAACTCAATTAACATATCCAGAAAGCTTGCAAACATGATTATGAACCTGAATATACAATCAAACCATATTTATAATGCATAAATCACTACAGTCGAACTTAAAAAGAAAGTGTGCAAACCGTGGCTTGCTGGGAACGATTCTGAGTGTTTTCAACCTCGATAGTGATTGGAAAAGCTTCAGGGCACCTTCAGGAATGTCTTTTGATCTTTCAAACTCTTTGAATTGGGCTGTGTCGTGAATTCGAACTTCAACTTTCTTCCAACTTTAAGCGCTCGACTGTGGCTTCTGTTGGCTGCCAAAAACCTTCTTTTTCGTCTGGGATTGTTGTATGCATATATAGGAATAGATTAGGTTAACAATATTGATTCAGATCTTTGCAAATAGTATGATTGAGTATGAAATATTTTTGATtggaatttgattgaaaatattccTAATTTTGGCCAAAATCATTCCATTCTCTCACCAATCTTGCATCCACGAATTTTGAAGCAAAtatgaattattttgatgattgaaTTTAATTGGAACTTTCtcttaaatcaaatatttgcatatcctttaattatttgatttatattatattttaaatgaataaaattcaatataaaataaaaaaatcttcataaattcgtggcaattggattTGAAGTCTtagataacttgaggatcaagattgaatcaaaaaaagATTGGGTTGGTTTGCAAAAAAATCTATTTTGACCCTTATTTTCTTCATGCACCCTACTCAAAAatgaccaactttgacaaagcatatctccctcaatttttaagatatggaagtgttttaggactttttggaacgctcaagatgtcctctacaagccagtttggaagcttttttccatttgaggattttatcttgatgatattggctttgacaaaaaactgcttttggtcgactttcaaaaaggacctatgatcttttgatccatatctctcaaatgaagcatttttagacttggcatgtgaaatacaaagttatagagaattcaatttccttcaaaatgagatttggatggaaaatttctgatgttccatgtgaaagttatggctggtcaaagttcaattgactttaggCCAAAAAATACTAATTTAGGAAcattaggttttgttgatttatgcactttccttgatgaatcatgatcaatccttgatcaaatgatgaatgatacatcaaaataaggatgttgacaaaaaatcaggaattttgactgtactttgaccacagttgacttttaggtcaaactagtcgaatGTGGACTTTCTGgacaattgactgagcaatccttggaattgaagcttgtattCTGCcaaagagatagtttgaaacatcataaaccatatgaaatcaattagagactttgattcattgattttctttagggaattcaaaaccctagttcattgagccattgtttaggagaatgtgtctttgagttttgaactttggtatgagcttgaaaggagaaatgagatgggcaaattttggggtatgacaggcccGAGCTAATTTTAACAGACCTCGCGGTGTGCTCCGAATTTACACGCCGAGTATACTAACTGATAACCTTACTGGTGTTAAGTCAGACAGAGTCGCAAGTATGAATATATATCATATGAAAAAGTGTTTGCCCTCTTCTCTATGATTGCATCATGTATATAATGGTCTAggattgttttatatttaagaccaATTAAGGGGATTATGCCTCTTTTAATGGGTTTTAATTGTCCTTGGAAATCAAACTTAATTGACAGATTCTTTGCCATAATGTTCCTAGTTTGCTCATAAACACATTGTCTATTGTTCCCTAATTTAAATAACCTCTCCATATTGGTTTTGGGTCGGCCAAATTGACTTGGCTCGTTAGTTGACCTAACCCGGCCATGCCTTGTTGAACAGATTAGAAATTAGGGCGGGTTCATccgaatttggatttaaatccgATCCAAATTACCGGATTCGAACACAACCTCTCAAACGTGAGGCATGAAAGGTGAAATATTTACATGTAAACACTGGTGTTACGGATAATATTGTAGAGACTATATAGTTagatattttaaacttaaaataataagagaagttgtgagaaaaatTGTTTCCTTctcataattaattatataaaactgATTCTGAAGTATATCAGAACAAGCTACAAAAGCTTTGTACTTAGAAATTTGtagacaaaaattttaaaaatctctTCTTCAAAAGCCATAGATAATTATTTGTTCACTTTTTTGCCTAAGATCATGACAGGAATTAGAGGATGCCTTGTTGTGACAAGCAtacatgaaagtgatcaaagcttTCTCCACATCTTCAGGAATCCGTTCTTGAACTAACGAGATTGCATAGTTCAAGAAAACACTATCACACGGCAACATGATAGGTCTATTCCCCGGCAACCCAAACACTTCTTCGGACCATTTAAAGAGTTCTCTGAACACGTTCGTGCTAAGATACTCTAAAGGAACCACAAATCGTTTACGATCAATGCTGTAAACAACAAAGTGGCCCTTATTTACCGCTGGAGATTTCAAAACCACTTCATTTCTTAGGTACGAGATCCTCTTGCGTCTTCGAACCGCCATTTTCTGCCACTTTTTCGCCATTTCTATGACCCTTTTTGCACTTATCATGGTTTCAATTTCTGAAGATTTAGAGAGTAAACTAAACTATGGTGCAATGCAAGTTATGATCTAGAATCATATATATTTATACTCAAAAAATTTAGACAACACCATATGGTAATGTACGAAGAGTGTTGTGCTAATAAGGTACATTGCCATGTGGTATCATTCATTCACTAACGAAAGAAGTGACAAAACATAAATTGAATTTGAGGACAATATATTTTTGGACTAGACATGATAAATGACCAAAAAGAGAAGTGTTATTGTAAACCAATTTGGTCCTTTGAATATTTGTGACATAAATGCTAAAGATGCAAAATCGTTTTCTATACAGCAAGACATGAACCATATAAGTTAACATTCTGGGCCCAGCAGCTTAGTGGGTATGAGGCTGAGAACATACCTAAATAATTATAAGAGCAATATATAGATAAGATAATACAATACACCCCACTGAAATGGTACTTAGGAAGATGCATgaatataaacaaaagaacagaaaTTAAGGAAACAGTTATATGTGTATGCATGTAGTCCAAAATATTTAATTACATTTGTTTTGTTAGATTAAATTTCAACTGTTTTGCTGGTAGACCGGTTTCATCAAATGGTTAATTGGTCTTCTCAAGTATACTACTTCTTGTATATGTTTGAAAAAGTACTATAGTACTGTACAATTTATGATATATAGTAGGCGAGTACTAATTGATCTGAAAACATTgctttaaactaaattaaatgccatgccaaaaagaaaaaaaaacacatgTTATTCTTCAGAAAATATTTATTATGAT contains:
- the LOC131605263 gene encoding auxin-responsive protein SAUR68-like, translating into MAKKWQKMAVRRRKRISYLRNEVVLKSPAVNKGHFVVYSIDRKRFVVPLEYLSTNVFRELFKWSEEVFGLPGNRPIMLPCDSVFLNYAISLVQERIPEDVEKALITFMIYGDAQETVANASGNRGQRFRPREEDEGLGAQFSFKGI